A single window of Zea mays cultivar B73 chromosome 10, Zm-B73-REFERENCE-NAM-5.0, whole genome shotgun sequence DNA harbors:
- the LOC100194092 gene encoding La protein 1 (The RefSeq protein has 1 substitution compared to this genomic sequence) codes for MATAAAAAAPLDDAKAKNVIRQVEFYFSDSNLPRDGFLRRTVEESEDGLVSLALICSFSRMRSHLGLEGDAKPETVPEETVLAVADILRRSTALRVSEDGKKVGRSKELSKPDEVIEQVDSRTVAASPLPYNVKLEEVESFFAQCGKVNSVRLPRHVSDKRHFCGTALVEFSEEDEAKGVFEKNLIFAGADLEIRPKKEFDTEREAKKEAYEKSHPNKSSHGEGYPKGLILAFKLKKTADDGETGKSGGGKVDDTDLTKNNGASDATEKSSVENDEKITENRGNVSEEQADAVEELKGLSAGETLQSVPKVDKSPSNKDQDIISREDLKEEFTKFGTVRYVDFSIGEDSGFIRFEDPAAADKARAFAAIADEGGLTMKGHIVILEPVSGQAEKDYWSAIRGVQEKYKDSRNNRGRDWKNNRGGKQFGGGKRGRHFDSRDRASNKAQKV; via the exons ATggcaaccgccgccgccgccgccgccccgcttGACGACGCCAAGGCCAAGAATGTTATACGCCAG GTGGAGTTCTATTTTAGTGACAGCAACCTCCCCCGCGATGGGTTCCTACGCAGGACTGTCGAGGAAAGCGAGGATGGAT TGGTGAGCTTGGCTCTCATCTGTTCCTTCTCGCGGATGAGGTCACACCTAGGTCTCGAAGGGGATGCGAAACCAGAAACAGTGCCAGAGGAGACCGTGCTTGCAGTTGCCGACATCTTGCGCCGTTCCACAGCGCTCCGCGTATCAGAGGATG GGAAGAAAGTTGGTAGGTCTAAGGAGTTGTCGAAGCCAGATGAGGTTATAGAGCAAGTGGACTCCAGGACAGTTGCTGCATCACCGCTTCCTTACAATGTAAAACTGGAGGAAGTCGAATCTTTTTTTGCTCAGTGTGGCAAG GTAAATAGTGTGAGGCTACCTCGACATGTTTCTGACAAAAGGCATTTCTGTGGCACTGCTTTAGTTGAATTTTCAGAAGAAGATGAGGCAAAAGGCGTTTTTGAGAAAAATCTCATTTTTGCTGGGGCAGACCTGGAAATAAGACCAAA GAAAGAATTTGATACTGAAAGAGAGGCAAAGAAAGAAGCATATGAGAAGTCACATCCTAATAAGAGCAGTCATGGTGAAGG CTATCCAAAAGGTCTGATTCTGGCCTTCAAGCTGAAGAAAACTGCAGATGATGGTGAGACAGGAAAAAGTGGTGGGGGCAAAGTAGATGACACTGACCTTACTAAGAATAATGGAGCTTCCGATGCTACAGAGAAATCCAGTGtagagaatgatgagaagatcactgAGAATAAAGGCAATGTGAGTGAGGAGCAGGCCGATGCCGTTGAGGAATTGAAAGGGCTGTCTGCTGGGGAAACTTTACAATCTGTTCCCAAGGTTGATAAAAGCCCTTCAAATAAAGATCAAGATATAATCTCGAGGGAGGATTTAAAAGAAGAATTCACTAAATTTGGCACAGTGCGG TATGTGGACTTCAGCATTGGGGAAGATTCTGGATTCATTCGGTTTGAGGATCCTGCAGCAGCTGACAAGGCCCGTGCATTTGCAGCCATTGCAGATGAAGGTGGTTTGACTATGAAAGGCCACATAGTCATTTTGGAACCTGTGTCTG GTCAAGCTGAAAAGGATTATTGGAGTGCAATTCGGGGCGTTCAGGAGAAATATAAAGATAGCCGAAACAACAGAGGACG GGACTGGAAGAACAACCGAGGCGGAAAGCAGTTTGGCGGTGGGAAGCGGGGTCGCCACTTCGACTCCCGTGACAGGGCCTCCAATAAAGCTCAGAAAGTTTAG
- the LOC100194092 gene encoding la protein 1 isoform X1: MATAAAAAAPLDDAKAKNVIRQVEFYFSDSNLPRDGFLRRTVEESEDGLVSLALICSFSRMRSHLGLEGDAKPETVPEETVLAVADILRRSTALRVSEDGKKVGRSKELSKPDEVIEQVDSRTVAASPLPYNVKLEEVESFFAQCGKVNSVRLPRHVSDKRHFCGTALVEFSEEDEAKGVFEKNLIFAGADLEIRPKPLRTPQKYSSSCCIDWFWKEFDTEREAKKEAYEKSHPNKSSHGEGYPKGLILAFKLKKTADDGETGKSGGGKVDDTDLTKNNGASDATEKSSVENDEKITENKGNVSEEQADAVEELKGLSAGETLQSVPKVDKSPSNKDQDIISREDLKEEFTKFGTVRYVDFSIGEDSGFIRFEDPAAADKARAFAAIADEGGLTMKGHIVILEPVSGQAEKDYWSAIRGVQEKYKDSRNNRGRDWKNNRGGKQFGGGKRGRHFDSRDRASNKAQKV; this comes from the exons ATggcaaccgccgccgccgccgccgccccgcttGACGACGCCAAGGCCAAGAATGTTATACGCCAG GTGGAGTTCTATTTTAGTGACAGCAACCTCCCCCGCGATGGGTTCCTACGCAGGACTGTCGAGGAAAGCGAGGATGGAT TGGTGAGCTTGGCTCTCATCTGTTCCTTCTCGCGGATGAGGTCACACCTAGGTCTCGAAGGGGATGCGAAACCAGAAACAGTGCCAGAGGAGACCGTGCTTGCAGTTGCCGACATCTTGCGCCGTTCCACAGCGCTCCGCGTATCAGAGGATG GGAAGAAAGTTGGTAGGTCTAAGGAGTTGTCGAAGCCAGATGAGGTTATAGAGCAAGTGGACTCCAGGACAGTTGCTGCATCACCGCTTCCTTACAATGTAAAACTGGAGGAAGTCGAATCTTTTTTTGCTCAGTGTGGCAAG GTAAATAGTGTGAGGCTACCTCGACATGTTTCTGACAAAAGGCATTTCTGTGGCACTGCTTTAGTTGAATTTTCAGAAGAAGATGAGGCAAAAGGCGTTTTTGAGAAAAATCTCATTTTTGCTGGGGCAGACCTGGAAATAAGACCAAA GCCACTACGCACTCCCCAAAAATATTCTTCTAGTTGTTGTATTGATTGGTTTTG GAAAGAATTTGATACTGAAAGAGAGGCAAAGAAAGAAGCATATGAGAAGTCACATCCTAATAAGAGCAGTCATGGTGAAGG CTATCCAAAAGGTCTGATTCTGGCCTTCAAGCTGAAGAAAACTGCAGATGATGGTGAGACAGGAAAAAGTGGTGGGGGCAAAGTAGATGACACTGACCTTACTAAGAATAATGGAGCTTCCGATGCTACAGAGAAATCCAGTGtagagaatgatgagaagatcactgAGAATAAAGGCAATGTGAGTGAGGAGCAGGCCGATGCCGTTGAGGAATTGAAAGGGCTGTCTGCTGGGGAAACTTTACAATCTGTTCCCAAGGTTGATAAAAGCCCTTCAAATAAAGATCAAGATATAATCTCGAGGGAGGATTTAAAAGAAGAATTCACTAAATTTGGCACAGTGCGG TATGTGGACTTCAGCATTGGGGAAGATTCTGGATTCATTCGGTTTGAGGATCCTGCAGCAGCTGACAAGGCCCGTGCATTTGCAGCCATTGCAGATGAAGGTGGTTTGACTATGAAAGGCCACATAGTCATTTTGGAACCTGTGTCTG GTCAAGCTGAAAAGGATTATTGGAGTGCAATTCGGGGCGTTCAGGAGAAATATAAAGATAGCCGAAACAACAGAGGACG GGACTGGAAGAACAACCGAGGCGGAAAGCAGTTTGGCGGTGGGAAGCGGGGTCGCCACTTCGACTCCCGTGACAGGGCCTCCAATAAAGCTCAGAAAGTTTAG